The following are from one region of the Amycolatopsis sp. QT-25 genome:
- a CDS encoding bifunctional FO biosynthesis protein CofGH: MASDADANVPTTSAMRRALARARDGKTLDLTEASILLQARGDDLKTLSEHASRIRDAGLVAAGRPGVVTYSRSVFIPLTRLCRDRCGYCTFATVPGRVESPFLSPDEVLDIARKGAAMGVKEALFTLGDRPEDRWKAAKDWLDAHGYDDTLSYVRAMAIRVLEETGVLPHLNPGVLTWQDFQRLKPVSASMGMMLETTAKRLYTEKGGPHYGSPDKDPDVRLRVLEDAGRSSVPFTTGILIGIGENFEERADSLFAIRKVAKTYGGIQEVIVQNFRAKPDTKMRATPDADLEELAATIAVARLVLGPKMRIQAPPNLIGQQYELMLNAGIDDWGGVSPLTPDHVNPERAWPQIDELKRRTEALGFTVRERLPIYPEYVKTGEPWLDPRMNAHLAPLTDTETGLAIEEAIPVGIPWQEPDGGWQEAGRTDLHVEVDTIGRTEDRRSDFDSVYGDWAEIKGNIKTGPQRFDTDIRDALRSAEKNPAGLSDDEALALLHADGPELDAFTEIADDLRREVNGDDVTFVVTRNINFTNVCYTGCRFCAFAQRRTDADAYTLSLEQVGDRVDEAWAAGATEICMQGGIHPDLPGTAYFDLAAEVKRRQPDIHLHSYSPMEVVNGASRTNLSIEDWLARAKEAGVDSLPGTAAEILDDDVRWVLTKGKLPTSEWINVVTTAHSLGITTTSTMMYGHVDTPSHWVGHLKLLAKLQREGLERNGRRGFSEFVLLPFIHQSSPIYLAGLARAGTTLRENRAVHALARLLLHGTIDNIQSSWVKLGEEGSRAVLQGGVNDIGGTLMEETISRMAGAANGSYKTISDMRAMVEPLGRPLRQRTTEYGTPTAERIAAAQASDGVATAVRRPLLPLVTS, translated from the coding sequence ATGGCATCGGATGCAGACGCGAACGTCCCCACCACCTCGGCGATGCGCCGGGCGCTCGCCAGGGCGCGCGACGGGAAGACCCTCGACCTCACCGAGGCCTCGATCCTGCTCCAGGCGCGCGGCGACGACCTCAAGACGCTGTCCGAGCACGCTTCCCGGATCCGGGACGCCGGACTCGTCGCGGCCGGCCGTCCGGGCGTGGTCACCTACAGCCGTTCGGTGTTCATCCCGCTGACCCGGTTGTGCCGGGACCGGTGTGGTTACTGCACCTTCGCGACCGTCCCCGGCCGGGTCGAGTCGCCGTTCCTCTCCCCCGACGAGGTCCTCGACATCGCCCGCAAGGGTGCCGCGATGGGGGTCAAGGAAGCACTGTTCACCCTCGGCGACCGTCCGGAGGACCGCTGGAAGGCGGCGAAGGACTGGCTCGACGCGCATGGGTACGACGACACGTTGTCCTACGTCCGGGCGATGGCGATCCGGGTACTGGAGGAGACCGGCGTCCTGCCGCACCTCAACCCCGGCGTGCTGACCTGGCAGGACTTCCAACGGCTGAAGCCGGTTTCGGCGTCGATGGGCATGATGCTGGAGACGACGGCGAAGCGGCTGTACACCGAGAAGGGCGGCCCGCACTACGGTTCGCCCGACAAGGACCCCGACGTGCGCCTGCGGGTGCTGGAGGACGCCGGCCGCAGTTCGGTGCCGTTCACCACGGGCATCCTGATCGGCATCGGCGAGAACTTCGAAGAACGCGCCGACTCCCTGTTCGCGATCCGCAAGGTCGCGAAGACCTATGGCGGCATCCAGGAGGTCATCGTCCAGAACTTCCGCGCGAAGCCGGACACCAAGATGCGCGCGACCCCGGACGCCGATCTCGAAGAACTCGCCGCGACCATCGCCGTCGCGCGGCTCGTGCTCGGCCCGAAGATGCGCATCCAGGCGCCGCCGAACCTGATCGGTCAGCAGTACGAACTGATGCTGAACGCCGGGATCGACGACTGGGGCGGCGTCTCACCGCTGACCCCCGACCACGTGAATCCCGAACGCGCGTGGCCGCAGATCGACGAGCTCAAACGCCGCACCGAGGCACTCGGCTTCACCGTGCGCGAGCGGCTCCCGATCTATCCGGAGTACGTCAAGACCGGCGAACCGTGGCTCGACCCGCGGATGAACGCGCATCTCGCGCCGCTGACCGACACCGAGACCGGGCTCGCGATCGAAGAAGCCATCCCGGTCGGCATCCCGTGGCAGGAGCCGGACGGCGGCTGGCAGGAGGCCGGGCGCACCGATCTGCACGTCGAGGTCGACACGATCGGGCGCACGGAAGACCGCCGCAGCGACTTCGACTCGGTCTACGGCGACTGGGCCGAGATCAAGGGAAACATCAAGACCGGGCCGCAACGGTTCGACACCGACATCCGGGATGCCTTGCGCAGCGCGGAAAAGAACCCCGCCGGGCTCTCGGACGACGAGGCGCTGGCGTTGCTGCACGCCGATGGGCCGGAGCTCGACGCCTTCACCGAGATCGCCGACGACCTGCGGCGCGAGGTCAACGGCGACGACGTCACGTTCGTGGTCACGCGGAACATCAACTTCACCAACGTCTGCTACACCGGTTGCCGGTTCTGCGCGTTCGCCCAGCGGCGCACCGACGCCGACGCGTACACGCTTTCGCTGGAGCAGGTCGGCGACCGGGTCGACGAGGCGTGGGCCGCGGGCGCGACCGAGATCTGCATGCAGGGCGGCATCCACCCGGATCTGCCGGGCACCGCGTACTTCGACCTCGCGGCGGAGGTGAAACGCCGTCAGCCCGACATCCACCTGCACTCGTACTCGCCGATGGAGGTCGTCAACGGCGCTTCGCGGACGAACCTCTCGATCGAGGACTGGCTGGCACGCGCGAAGGAAGCCGGCGTCGACTCGCTGCCGGGCACGGCCGCGGAGATCCTCGACGACGACGTCCGCTGGGTGCTGACGAAGGGCAAGCTGCCGACGTCGGAATGGATCAACGTCGTCACCACCGCGCACAGTCTCGGCATCACCACGACGTCGACGATGATGTACGGCCACGTCGACACGCCGTCGCACTGGGTCGGGCATCTCAAGCTGCTGGCGAAACTGCAGCGGGAAGGCCTGGAGCGCAACGGGCGGCGTGGGTTCAGCGAATTCGTGCTGCTGCCGTTCATCCACCAGAGTTCCCCGATCTATCTCGCCGGGCTCGCCAGGGCGGGGACGACCCTGCGCGAGAACCGCGCGGTGCACGCGCTGGCCCGGCTGCTGCTGCACGGGACGATCGACAACATCCAGAGTTCCTGGGTGAAACTCGGTGAAGAGGGCAGCCGCGCCGTGCTCCAGGGCGGGGTCAACGACATCGGCGGGACGCTGATGGAGGAGACGATCAGCCGGATGGCGGGGGCGGCCAACGGGTCGTACAAGACGATCAGCGACATGCGCGCGATGGTCGAACCGCTGGGCCGTCCGCTGCGGCAGCGGACCACGGAGTACGGCACGCCGACGGCGGAGCGGATCGCCGCGGCCCAGGCGTCCGACGGCGTCGCGACCGCGGTGCGCCGTCCGCTGCTGCCGCTTGTCACCAGCTGA
- a CDS encoding HAMP domain-containing sensor histidine kinase: protein MRFGLRARVTAAVVAVTTTATVVMAFSAARIQEDDALDRFTAAAKTSFGAMFGQAWPHLEQFMAGSPRALEMFSQGMDKAAADWMLVTSHPPLSNDDFTAPLGPPVFVKASQSHDWTTGTGNATPPDRRAALESVKDVVLLRTQGPEKLLSTSTTDPVTGRKLLVVSGNFVAYWVVQFFDLTAFEQDLAAQRWKLGWIALGVTVLGVAAAVLAAGRIRRPVLRVASAARALGGGAFDVRVPVKGRDELADLATSFNTMADRVGAAIGELRAKDRQQQRFVADVAHDLRTPLASMVATVDTLDDAGPEIRTRATELLGTQTRRLARLVEDLMEISRFDAGSAELRPELVDLPALVEDAIGVSVPETPVRVTSTGDTTVSADPRRVHTIVGNLLVNAERYGRTPITVSVEGRPDAVTIRVADSGPGVPEELRPILFDRFVRGDRARQQTEGSGLGLSIARENALMHGGEITVHNDRGAVFTVRLPRESPA, encoded by the coding sequence ATGAGGTTCGGACTCCGTGCCCGGGTGACCGCGGCGGTCGTGGCGGTGACCACGACGGCGACGGTCGTCATGGCCTTCAGCGCCGCCCGGATCCAAGAGGACGACGCGCTCGACAGGTTCACCGCCGCGGCGAAGACGTCGTTCGGGGCCATGTTCGGCCAGGCGTGGCCTCATCTCGAACAGTTCATGGCGGGCTCGCCCCGTGCCTTGGAGATGTTCTCCCAGGGAATGGACAAGGCGGCGGCGGACTGGATGCTGGTCACGAGCCATCCCCCGCTGAGCAACGACGACTTCACGGCGCCCCTAGGACCTCCGGTATTCGTCAAGGCCTCGCAAAGCCACGACTGGACGACGGGTACGGGGAACGCGACCCCTCCCGACCGGCGAGCAGCGCTGGAAAGCGTGAAGGACGTAGTCCTCCTGCGGACCCAGGGACCGGAAAAGCTGCTGTCGACGAGCACGACCGATCCGGTGACCGGCCGTAAGCTGCTCGTGGTGAGCGGGAACTTCGTCGCGTACTGGGTGGTGCAGTTCTTCGACCTCACCGCGTTCGAGCAGGATCTGGCGGCCCAGCGGTGGAAGCTGGGGTGGATCGCGCTCGGTGTCACCGTCCTCGGCGTGGCGGCCGCCGTCCTCGCGGCCGGCCGGATCCGGCGACCCGTGCTGCGGGTCGCCTCCGCCGCTCGCGCCCTGGGTGGCGGGGCCTTCGACGTACGGGTCCCGGTGAAGGGGCGCGACGAACTCGCCGACCTCGCCACGTCGTTCAACACGATGGCGGATCGGGTCGGCGCGGCGATCGGGGAACTGCGCGCCAAGGATCGCCAGCAGCAGCGGTTCGTCGCCGATGTCGCCCACGACCTGCGGACCCCGCTCGCGTCGATGGTCGCCACGGTCGACACCCTCGACGACGCCGGCCCCGAGATCAGGACCCGCGCGACCGAGTTGCTCGGCACGCAGACCAGGCGGCTGGCCCGGCTGGTCGAAGATCTGATGGAGATCTCGCGGTTCGACGCGGGTTCCGCGGAGTTGCGTCCCGAACTCGTCGACCTGCCCGCGCTCGTCGAAGACGCGATCGGGGTGAGCGTGCCGGAGACACCCGTGCGGGTGACGAGCACCGGCGACACGACCGTCTCCGCCGACCCACGCCGCGTGCACACCATCGTGGGCAACCTGCTGGTCAACGCCGAACGGTACGGACGGACCCCGATCACCGTGTCGGTGGAAGGTCGTCCCGACGCGGTGACGATCCGGGTCGCCGACTCCGGGCCGGGGGTGCCCGAAGAGTTGCGCCCGATCCTGTTCGACCGGTTCGTCCGCGGCGATCGAGCCCGGCAGCAAACCGAAGGCAGTGGGCTGGGCTTGTCGATCGCCCGTGAGAACGCGCTGATGCATGGCGGGGAGATCACCGTGCACAACGACCGCGGCGCCGTCTTCACCGTGCGGCTTCCACGGGAGTCACCAGCGTGA
- a CDS encoding SDR family oxidoreductase has protein sequence MFHKTVFVTGASAGFGVEIVRRFAADGAKVVAAARSKDRLDKLAGELGENVLPFELDVRDADAVAALPGTLPAEFAEVDLLVNNAGLAKGLEPAHRAKLDDWDQMIDTNIKGLAYLTRALLPGMVERGRGHVINIGSIAGTYPYPGGNAYGATKAFVHQFGLNLRADLQGTGVRVTNVEPGLVGGTEFSVVRFEGDQSKADNVYQGTTPLTAADVAESVFWAASQPEHVNINVIELMPVVQSFSPLHIHREG, from the coding sequence ATGTTCCACAAGACCGTTTTCGTGACCGGTGCCAGCGCCGGGTTCGGCGTCGAGATCGTCCGCCGGTTCGCCGCCGACGGCGCCAAGGTCGTCGCGGCCGCGCGCAGCAAGGACCGGCTCGACAAGCTGGCCGGCGAGCTCGGCGAGAACGTCCTCCCCTTCGAGCTCGACGTCCGGGACGCCGACGCCGTGGCCGCGCTTCCCGGCACGCTGCCCGCCGAGTTCGCCGAGGTCGATCTGCTGGTCAACAACGCCGGCCTCGCGAAGGGACTCGAGCCCGCTCACCGCGCGAAGCTCGACGACTGGGATCAGATGATCGACACGAACATCAAGGGGCTCGCGTATCTCACCCGCGCGCTGCTGCCCGGCATGGTCGAGCGCGGCCGCGGCCACGTGATCAACATCGGCTCGATCGCGGGCACCTACCCCTACCCCGGCGGCAACGCCTATGGCGCGACCAAGGCGTTCGTGCACCAGTTCGGCCTCAACCTGCGCGCGGACCTGCAAGGCACCGGCGTCCGGGTGACCAACGTCGAGCCCGGTCTGGTCGGCGGGACGGAATTCTCCGTCGTCCGGTTCGAGGGCGACCAGAGCAAGGCCGACAACGTCTACCAGGGCACGACGCCGCTCACGGCCGCCGATGTGGCCGAGTCCGTCTTCTGGGCGGCTTCGCAGCCGGAGCACGTGAACATCAACGTCATCGAGTTGATGCCGGTGGTGCAGAGCTTCTCCCCGCTGCACATCCACCGAGAGGGCTAG
- a CDS encoding choline/carnitine O-acyltransferase yields the protein MIVSSPEPSTRTFGNEDALPRVPVPGLEDTCRRFLEWCSPLLTPGELAETEGAVAEFLAEGSPAHELQSALEAYDEREGVRSWLDTFWPYRYLGRRDRIALNANFFFLFTESPLGQLERAAELAASAVDYKLKLDEELVPPIVLRGQPQSMVQHKYLFSATRIPGAVQDTARTPYREDWPGPSRARHIVVFHRATPFRMDVIAPDGRPYSPEQLVAGLQVIVKSGTFVDDPQTSAGHFTTKARAEWAATREALLAGGNAAALDDIETALFCLCLEDFTPVDTQEACDKLLHGDSGNRWFDKAVSLIVFEDGTAGINVEHCELDGTTILGFTDALLSGTRLERPPADGVPASEVIEFVLGDALREDARAAAVAFAEYADATATKTVSFTDFGAKRAKELGMSPDAFAQMAYQLAHKRAKGITGTTYESIATRQYQNGRTEAMRVVTPEVQWFVRVMEDPQADRQTRQAAFRAAAAKHVTRAKECQAGDAPEQHLWELQLIQKRRGVDESPALYSSPGWLKMRNDYLSTSSAPSVNIRYFGFGSTSPQCIGVAYVLLPDSLNLYLCTPKHVAHEMELFAAELDKAVRELQELLAP from the coding sequence ATGATCGTGAGCAGTCCGGAACCGTCCACCCGCACGTTCGGCAACGAGGACGCCTTGCCGAGGGTCCCCGTCCCCGGCCTGGAGGACACCTGCCGCCGGTTTCTCGAGTGGTGCTCACCGCTGCTCACCCCCGGCGAACTCGCGGAGACCGAAGGCGCCGTCGCCGAATTCCTCGCGGAAGGAAGCCCCGCGCACGAACTGCAGAGCGCGCTCGAGGCCTACGACGAGCGGGAAGGCGTCCGAAGCTGGCTCGACACCTTCTGGCCGTACCGCTACCTCGGCCGCCGCGACCGGATCGCGCTCAACGCGAACTTCTTCTTCCTGTTCACCGAATCCCCGCTGGGACAGCTGGAACGCGCGGCCGAACTGGCGGCGTCGGCGGTGGACTACAAGCTGAAACTGGACGAGGAACTGGTGCCGCCGATCGTGCTGCGCGGGCAGCCGCAGTCGATGGTGCAGCACAAGTACCTGTTCTCGGCGACCCGGATCCCCGGTGCCGTGCAGGACACCGCGCGCACGCCGTACCGCGAGGACTGGCCAGGACCGTCGCGGGCGCGGCACATCGTGGTGTTCCACCGCGCCACCCCGTTCCGGATGGACGTGATCGCCCCGGACGGCCGCCCGTACTCTCCCGAACAGCTGGTCGCGGGGCTGCAGGTGATCGTCAAGTCGGGGACCTTCGTCGACGACCCGCAGACCTCGGCCGGGCACTTCACCACCAAGGCCAGGGCGGAGTGGGCGGCGACGCGGGAAGCGTTGCTCGCCGGCGGGAACGCGGCCGCGCTCGACGACATCGAGACGGCGTTGTTCTGCCTGTGCCTGGAGGACTTCACCCCGGTGGACACGCAGGAGGCGTGCGACAAGCTGTTGCACGGCGACAGCGGGAACCGCTGGTTCGACAAGGCCGTGTCACTGATCGTGTTCGAGGACGGCACCGCCGGGATCAACGTCGAGCACTGCGAACTCGACGGGACCACGATCCTCGGGTTCACCGACGCGCTGCTGAGCGGAACGCGGCTGGAGCGGCCACCCGCCGACGGCGTCCCGGCGTCCGAGGTCATCGAGTTCGTCCTGGGCGACGCGCTCCGCGAAGACGCCCGAGCCGCGGCGGTGGCCTTCGCCGAGTACGCCGACGCGACCGCTACGAAGACGGTGTCCTTCACCGACTTCGGCGCGAAGCGAGCGAAGGAGCTGGGAATGTCTCCCGACGCCTTCGCGCAGATGGCGTACCAGCTCGCGCACAAGCGGGCGAAAGGGATCACCGGCACGACGTACGAGTCGATCGCGACGCGGCAGTACCAGAACGGGCGCACCGAAGCGATGCGAGTGGTGACGCCCGAGGTGCAGTGGTTCGTCCGGGTGATGGAGGATCCGCAGGCCGATCGGCAGACACGTCAGGCGGCCTTCCGCGCGGCGGCCGCGAAGCACGTCACACGGGCGAAGGAATGCCAAGCCGGCGACGCGCCGGAGCAGCACCTGTGGGAACTGCAACTGATCCAGAAACGGCGCGGCGTCGACGAGTCCCCGGCGCTGTACTCGTCGCCGGGCTGGCTGAAGATGCGCAACGACTACCTGAGTACCAGTTCGGCGCCGTCGGTGAACATCCGGTACTTCGGCTTCGGGTCGACCAGCCCGCAGTGCATCGGCGTCGCGTACGTGCTGCTGCCGGACTCGCTCAATCTGTACCTGTGCACCCCGAAGCACGTGGCGCACGAAATGGAGCTGTTCGCGGCCGAACTGGACAAGGCGGTGCGGGAATTGCAGGAGCTGCTGGCTCCCTGA
- a CDS encoding arpA protein: protein MTTSAVQVADTARYPLSEPGSPAWREIVSRTRAELRETGCSVLADFIRPELRDILRHEGAKIAPKAYAKVERVNAYNIAIDTPLPEGHPGRTIMERGNAFVARDRIPATAIIQQLYASREFQRFVADCFELPGLHELADPLSGLVLNVIEPGRSHPWHFDTNEYTVSMLTQEAAEGGVFEFCPNIRSETAENLDDVRAVLAGEGDHLIRRLTLRPGDLQLFRGRFALHRVSSVRGAVARHSAIFAYSERPGVIGSPERTRQLFGRVLPEHVASAAVRGDQLLD from the coding sequence ATGACCACGAGCGCAGTCCAGGTGGCCGACACCGCCCGCTATCCGTTGTCCGAGCCGGGAAGCCCGGCGTGGCGCGAAATCGTTTCCCGGACCCGTGCGGAACTGCGGGAAACAGGCTGCAGTGTGCTGGCCGACTTCATCCGTCCGGAGTTGCGCGACATCCTTCGCCACGAAGGCGCGAAGATCGCTCCGAAGGCGTACGCGAAGGTCGAACGCGTCAACGCCTACAACATCGCCATCGACACTCCGCTGCCGGAAGGACACCCCGGCCGCACGATCATGGAACGCGGTAACGCTTTCGTGGCGCGCGACCGGATCCCGGCGACCGCGATCATCCAGCAGCTGTACGCGAGCCGCGAGTTCCAGCGGTTCGTGGCCGACTGCTTCGAGCTCCCCGGACTGCACGAACTCGCCGATCCCCTGTCCGGCCTGGTGCTCAACGTGATCGAACCGGGCCGCTCGCATCCGTGGCATTTCGACACCAACGAGTACACGGTCAGCATGCTCACGCAGGAGGCGGCCGAGGGCGGTGTCTTCGAGTTCTGCCCGAACATCCGCTCCGAAACGGCGGAGAACCTCGACGACGTCCGTGCCGTGCTGGCGGGCGAAGGGGATCACCTGATCCGGCGGCTCACTCTGCGTCCCGGCGATCTTCAGCTGTTTCGCGGACGCTTCGCGCTGCACCGGGTGAGTAGTGTTCGAGGGGCAGTCGCCCGCCATTCCGCGATCTTCGCCTACAGCGAGCGTCCTGGGGTCATCGGCAGTCCGGAGCGGACGAGACAGCTCTTCGGCCGGGTCCTGCCGGAACACGTCGCGTCCGCGGCGGTCCGGGGCGATCAGCTGCTCGACTGA
- a CDS encoding alpha/beta fold hydrolase translates to MSTAEFDGISVAYDDLGSGLPVVLVHGHPFDRSMWRPQAERFSREGCRVITADLRGYGETTVIPGKTGLEVFAKDIAGLADRLGLGRFVLGGLSMGGQIVMEFHRTFPDRVAGLLLADTSPQEETEEGKRVRNEMADRVLAEGMNPYAEEVLTKMVSPENVRTMPDVAAHVLEMMRTTPKEGAAAALRGRAERPDYRESLTRVRVPSLVVVGSEDEFTPVADAELMHDLIPGSTLAVIEGAAHLPNLEREAEFNDVFARFVKEIE, encoded by the coding sequence ATGAGCACTGCGGAATTCGACGGCATCTCCGTCGCCTACGACGACCTCGGCAGCGGGTTGCCCGTCGTCCTCGTCCACGGCCACCCCTTCGACCGGTCGATGTGGCGTCCCCAGGCCGAGCGCTTCAGCCGGGAGGGCTGCCGGGTCATCACGGCGGACCTTCGCGGGTACGGCGAGACGACGGTGATCCCCGGCAAGACCGGGCTCGAGGTCTTCGCCAAGGACATCGCGGGCCTCGCGGATCGCCTCGGTCTCGGGCGCTTCGTCCTCGGCGGCCTCTCCATGGGCGGGCAGATCGTCATGGAGTTCCACCGCACGTTCCCCGACCGCGTCGCCGGGCTCCTGCTCGCGGACACCTCCCCGCAGGAGGAGACCGAGGAGGGCAAGCGCGTCCGCAACGAGATGGCGGACCGCGTCCTCGCGGAGGGAATGAACCCGTACGCGGAGGAAGTCCTGACGAAGATGGTCTCCCCGGAGAACGTCCGCACGATGCCGGACGTGGCGGCGCACGTCCTGGAGATGATGCGCACGACGCCCAAGGAGGGAGCGGCGGCCGCGCTCAGGGGCAGGGCCGAGCGCCCTGACTACCGGGAGAGCCTCACCCGGGTGCGAGTGCCGAGCCTGGTCGTCGTCGGTTCCGAGGACGAGTTCACGCCGGTCGCGGACGCCGAACTCATGCACGACCTCATCCCCGGCTCCACCCTGGCGGTGATCGAAGGCGCCGCTCACCTGCCTAACCTGGAGCGCGAGGCCGAGTTCAACGACGTGTTCGCGCGATTCGTGAAAGAGATTGAGTGA
- a CDS encoding response regulator transcription factor, protein MPRILLVEDDAALAEALTLALKALGHDVVVAPTGERALEALFTDRRALDFVLLDVMLPGMDGFEVCRRIRARSRLPLVLLTARGDPIDIVAGLECGADDYVVKPAEPRVIDARIKAIGRRAVTAPGPSAGQLRVGRLEIDATAMSVTRDGVELALTATEIRLLVEFAEHPNQVLSRQTLLKRVWDYGYVGDSRIVDAAVARLRAKIEDDPANPVVLKTVRGLGYRLVGA, encoded by the coding sequence ATGCCGCGCATCCTGCTCGTCGAAGACGATGCCGCACTGGCCGAAGCGCTCACACTCGCGCTGAAGGCGCTCGGACACGACGTCGTCGTCGCGCCGACCGGGGAGCGGGCGCTGGAGGCGTTGTTCACCGATCGGCGCGCACTCGATTTCGTCCTGCTCGACGTCATGTTGCCCGGGATGGACGGCTTCGAGGTGTGCCGCCGGATCCGCGCGCGCAGCCGGTTGCCGCTGGTCCTGCTGACCGCCCGCGGCGACCCGATCGACATCGTCGCCGGGCTCGAATGCGGCGCCGACGACTACGTGGTCAAACCCGCCGAACCGCGGGTGATCGACGCGCGGATCAAGGCGATCGGGCGGCGTGCCGTCACCGCTCCCGGGCCGTCGGCCGGTCAGTTGCGGGTGGGGCGGCTGGAGATCGACGCGACCGCGATGAGCGTGACCCGCGACGGCGTCGAACTGGCGCTGACCGCGACCGAGATCCGGCTGCTCGTCGAGTTCGCCGAACATCCCAACCAGGTGCTGAGCAGGCAGACGTTGTTGAAACGGGTGTGGGACTACGGCTACGTCGGCGACTCGCGGATCGTCGACGCGGCGGTCGCGCGGTTGCGGGCGAAGATCGAGGACGATCCGGCGAATCCCGTGGTGTTGAAGACGGTGCGCGGGCTCGGCTACCGGCTGGTGGGCGCATGA
- a CDS encoding class I SAM-dependent methyltransferase, with product MDSTGKISFEHIYTEPDPRAFFGTLRGLDYFIPQQAKAYFAKLIDEYRAETDVEVPTVLDLGCSYGVNAALHRCDTSMERLYDHYRDNEALSRDELIARDRRMVKEDTVRFIGLDASAPALDYALAAGFIDDAIHADLESEDPTEEQRALLAEVDIVISTGCVGYVTEKTLVRIARENRPWMAHFVLRMFSYAPVAECLAELEYDTTGVDGVFRQRRFASAEERTQILDNLSVAGVDPRGLEDDGRLYARLFVSRPNGAVSRLASALNALPLRDRG from the coding sequence CTGGATTCGACCGGCAAGATCTCTTTCGAGCACATCTACACCGAGCCCGATCCTCGTGCGTTCTTCGGCACCTTGCGCGGACTGGACTACTTCATCCCTCAGCAGGCGAAGGCCTACTTCGCGAAACTGATCGACGAATACCGGGCGGAGACCGACGTCGAGGTCCCGACGGTGCTCGACCTCGGCTGTTCCTACGGTGTCAACGCGGCGTTGCACCGCTGTGACACGTCGATGGAGCGGCTGTACGACCACTACCGGGACAACGAAGCGCTGAGCCGGGACGAACTGATCGCGCGCGACCGGCGGATGGTCAAGGAGGACACAGTCCGCTTCATCGGCCTCGACGCCTCCGCGCCCGCGTTGGACTACGCGCTCGCCGCGGGCTTCATCGACGACGCGATCCACGCGGATCTGGAGAGCGAAGACCCGACAGAGGAGCAGCGCGCGCTGCTGGCCGAGGTCGACATCGTGATCTCGACCGGCTGCGTCGGCTACGTCACCGAGAAGACCCTCGTCCGGATCGCGCGGGAGAACCGGCCGTGGATGGCGCATTTCGTGCTGCGGATGTTCTCCTACGCCCCGGTGGCCGAATGCCTCGCCGAGCTGGAGTACGACACGACCGGCGTCGACGGAGTCTTCCGGCAGCGGCGATTCGCCTCGGCCGAGGAACGGACGCAGATCCTGGACAATCTGTCCGTCGCGGGTGTCGACCCGCGTGGGCTGGAGGACGACGGCCGGCTGTACGCGCGGCTGTTCGTCTCCCGCCCGAACGGCGCGGTGAGCAGGCTCGCCTCCGCGCTGAACGCCCTTCCCCTTCGAGATCGAGGATGA